The Monodelphis domestica isolate mMonDom1 chromosome 7, mMonDom1.pri, whole genome shotgun sequence genome window below encodes:
- the LOC100013304 gene encoding eukaryotic translation initiation factor 3 subunit C isoform X1: MSRFFTTGSDSESESSLSGEELAPKPVGGNYGKQPLLLSEDEEDTKRVVRSAKDKRFEELTNLIRTIRNAMKIRDVTKCLEEFELLGKAFGKAKSIVDKEGVPRFYIRILADLEDYLNELWEDKEGKKKMNKNNAKALSTLRQKIRKYNRDYEAQITSYKQNPEQSADEDAEKNEEDSEGSSSSDEDEDGLSATSFLKKKSEAPSGESRKFLKKMEDEDEDSEDSEDDEDWGSDSTSSDSDSEEDDGKYTLLASKFLKKESTTDKKAAEKKREDKAKKKHDRKSKRLDEEEEDNEGGEWERVRGGAPLVKEKPKMFAKGTEITHAIVVKKLNEILQARGKKGTDRAAQIELLQLLVQIAAENNLGEGVIVKIKFNIIASLYDYNPNLATYMKPEMWQKCLDCINELMDILFANPNIFVGENILEESENLSNFEQPLRVRGCILTLVERMDEEFTKIMQNTDPHSQEYVEHLKDEARVCAIIERVQRYLQEKGTTEEICRIYLRRVLHTYYKFDYKAHQRQLAPPEGSSKSEQDQAENEGEDSAVLMERLCKYIYAKDRTDRIRTCAILCHIYHHALHSRWYQARDLMLMSHLQDNIQHADPPVQILYNRTMVQLGICAFRQGLTKDAHNALLDIQSSGRAKELLGQGLLLRSLQERNQEQEKVERRRQVPFHLHINLELLECVYLVSAMLLEIPYMAAHESDARRRMISKQFHHQLRVGERQPLLGPPESMREHVVAASKAMKMGDWKTCHSFIINEKMNGKVWDLFPEANKVRTMLVRKIQEESLRTYLFTYSSVYDSISMETLSDMFQLDLPTVHSIISKMIISEELMASLDQPTQTVVMHRTEPTAQQNLALQLAEKLGSLVENNERVFDHKQGTYGGYFRDQKDGYRKNEGGYMRRGGYRQQQSQTSY; encoded by the exons GCCATTGCTGCTGAGTGAAGATGAAGAGGACACTAAGAGGGTTGTTCGAAGTGCCAAAGACAAAAG GTTTGAGGAGCTGACCAACCTTATTCGTACCATCCGGAACGCCATGAAAATTCGTGATGTCACTAAATGTCTTGAGGAATTTGAGCTCCTTGGAAAGGCATTTGGAAAAGCCAAGAGCATTGTGGACAAAGAGGGTGTCCCTCGATTCTACATCCGAATCCTGGCTGATTTGGAGGATTATCTCAATGAG CTATGGGaggacaaagaaggaaagaagaagatgaACAAGAACAATGCAAAGGCTCTGAGCACCTTGCGTCAGAAGATCCGTAAATATAATAGAGATTACGAAGCCCAGATCACCAGCTATAAGCAG AACCCTGAGCAGTCTGCAGATGAGGATGctgagaaaaatgaggaagattCAGAAG GCTCTTCTTCTtcagatgaggatgaggatggtcTCAGTGCCACAAGTTTCCTAAAAAAGAAATCTGAGGCACCATCTGGGGAAAGTCGAAAATTCCTCAAGAAGATGGAG GATGAAGATGAGGACTCTGAGGATTCTGAGGATGATGAAGATTGGGGTTCAGATTCTACTTCTTCAGATTCTGACTCAGAGGAAGATGATGGGAAATATACCCTGCTGGCTTCCAAATTCCTTAAAAA AGAAAGCACCACAGACAAAAAGGCTGCAGAGAAGAAGCGAGAGGACAAAGCCAAGAAAAAGCATGACCGAAAATCTAAGCGCctagatgaggaggaggaggataatgAAGGCGGGGAATGGGAGAGGGTTCGAGGAGGGGCACCGCTGGTCAAG GAGAAGCCTAAAATGTTTGCCAAGGGAACAGAGATTACCCATGCAATTGTAGTCAAGAAGCTGAATGAGATTCTGCAAGCTCGTGGCAAAAAGGGAACTGATCG TGCAGCCCAAATTGAGCTGCTGCAGCTACTGGTTCAGATCGCAGCGGAAAATAATCTAGGGGAAGGAGTGATTGTTAAGATCAAATTCAACATCATTGCTTCCCTCTACGACTACAACCCCAACCTGGCCACTTAtatgaag CCAGAGATGTGGCAGAAATGCTTAGACTGCATCAACGAATTGATGGACATCTTATTTGCAAACCCCAACATCTTTGTTGGTGAGAATATCCTGGAAGAGAGTGAGAACCTCTCCAACTTTGAGCAg CCACTTCGTGTTCGTGGTTGCATTCTAACTCTAGTGGAAAGGATGGATGAAGAGTTTACCAAGATTATGCAGAACACAGATCCTCATTCTCAAG AATATGTAGAGCATCTCAAGGATGAGGCCCGAGTCTGTGCTATCATTGAGCGGGTTCAGCGTTACCTGCAGGAGAAAGGAACCACTGAGGAGATCTGCCGGATCTATCTTCGTCGTGTGCTCCATACTTACTACAAGTTTGACTATAAGGCCCATCAACGGCAGCTTGCTCCCCCTGAAGGGTCATCAAAG TCAGAGCAAGATCAGGCTGAAAATGAGGGGGAGGATTCAGCTGTGCTGATGGAGAGGCTGTGCAAGTATATCTATGCCAAGGATCGGACAGACAGAATTCGGACATGTGCAATCCTCTGCCACATCTATCACCATGCCCTTCACTCTCGCTGGTACCAGGCTCGGGACCTTATGCTCATGAGCCACCTGCAGGACAACATTCAGCATGCAGACCCTCCAGTGCAG ATCCTTTATAATCGTACCATGGTGCAACTGGGTATCTGTGCTTTCCGGCAAGGCCTGACCAAGGATGCACACAATGCTCTCCTGGACATTCAATCTAGTGGCCGTGCTAAGGAACTGCTGGGGCAGGGTCTGCTGCTCAGGAGCCTGCAGGAGCGAAACCAGGAGCAAGAGAAGGTAGAACGTCGACGCCAGGTGCCCTTCCACTTGCACATCAACCTGGAACTACTCGAATGTGTCTATTTGGTATCTGCCATGCTTCTGGAGATCCCTTATATGGCAGCCCATGAAAGTGATGCTCGGAGGCGTATGATCAGCAAACAGTTCCATCACCAATTGCGTGTGGGCGAGCGGCAGCCCTTGCTTG GTCCACCTGAATCAATGAGGGAACATGTAGTAGCAGCGTCTAAAGCCATGAAGATGGGGGACTGGAAGACCTGCCATAGCTTTATTATAAATGAGAAGATGAATGGGAAAGTTTGGGATTTGTTCCCTGAGGCCAACAAAGTCCGCACCATGCTGGTTAG AAAGATCCAGGAAGAGTCACTGCGCACCTATCTCTTCACCTATAGCAGTGTTTACGACTCTATTAG cATGGAGACATTATCTGATATGTTTCAGCTGGATTTGCCTACTGTTCATTCCATAATCAGCAAAATGATCATCAGTGAGGAGCTTATG GCTTCTCTGGACCAGCCAACACAGACGGTGGTGATGCATCGCACTGAGCCCACGGCCCAGCAGAACCTGGCTTTGCAGTTGGCAGAAAAACTGGGAAGCTTGGTGGAAAACAATGAACGTGTCTTTGACCATAAGCAGGGTACTTATGGAGGTTATTTTAGAG ACCAGAAAGATGGCTACCGAAAAAATGAGGGAGGCTACATGCGTCGGGGAGGCTACCGCCAACAGCAGTCACAGACTTCCTACTGA
- the LOC100013304 gene encoding eukaryotic translation initiation factor 3 subunit C isoform X2, protein MSRFFTTGSDSESESSLSGEELAPKPVGGNYGKQPLLLSEDEEDTKRVVRSAKDKRFEELTNLIRTIRNAMKIRDVTKCLEEFELLGKAFGKAKSIVDKEGVPRFYIRILADLEDYLNELWEDKEGKKKMNKNNAKALSTLRQKIRKYNRDYEAQITSYKQNPEQSADEDAEKNEEDSEGSSSSDEDEDGLSATSFLKKKSEAPSGESRKFLKKMEDEDEDSEDSEDDEDWGSDSTSSDSDSEEDDGKYTLLASKFLKKESTTDKKAAEKKREDKAKKKHDRKSKRLDEEEEDNEGGEWERVRGGAPLVKPKMFAKGTEITHAIVVKKLNEILQARGKKGTDRAAQIELLQLLVQIAAENNLGEGVIVKIKFNIIASLYDYNPNLATYMKPEMWQKCLDCINELMDILFANPNIFVGENILEESENLSNFEQPLRVRGCILTLVERMDEEFTKIMQNTDPHSQEYVEHLKDEARVCAIIERVQRYLQEKGTTEEICRIYLRRVLHTYYKFDYKAHQRQLAPPEGSSKSEQDQAENEGEDSAVLMERLCKYIYAKDRTDRIRTCAILCHIYHHALHSRWYQARDLMLMSHLQDNIQHADPPVQILYNRTMVQLGICAFRQGLTKDAHNALLDIQSSGRAKELLGQGLLLRSLQERNQEQEKVERRRQVPFHLHINLELLECVYLVSAMLLEIPYMAAHESDARRRMISKQFHHQLRVGERQPLLGPPESMREHVVAASKAMKMGDWKTCHSFIINEKMNGKVWDLFPEANKVRTMLVRKIQEESLRTYLFTYSSVYDSISMETLSDMFQLDLPTVHSIISKMIISEELMASLDQPTQTVVMHRTEPTAQQNLALQLAEKLGSLVENNERVFDHKQGTYGGYFRDQKDGYRKNEGGYMRRGGYRQQQSQTSY, encoded by the exons GCCATTGCTGCTGAGTGAAGATGAAGAGGACACTAAGAGGGTTGTTCGAAGTGCCAAAGACAAAAG GTTTGAGGAGCTGACCAACCTTATTCGTACCATCCGGAACGCCATGAAAATTCGTGATGTCACTAAATGTCTTGAGGAATTTGAGCTCCTTGGAAAGGCATTTGGAAAAGCCAAGAGCATTGTGGACAAAGAGGGTGTCCCTCGATTCTACATCCGAATCCTGGCTGATTTGGAGGATTATCTCAATGAG CTATGGGaggacaaagaaggaaagaagaagatgaACAAGAACAATGCAAAGGCTCTGAGCACCTTGCGTCAGAAGATCCGTAAATATAATAGAGATTACGAAGCCCAGATCACCAGCTATAAGCAG AACCCTGAGCAGTCTGCAGATGAGGATGctgagaaaaatgaggaagattCAGAAG GCTCTTCTTCTtcagatgaggatgaggatggtcTCAGTGCCACAAGTTTCCTAAAAAAGAAATCTGAGGCACCATCTGGGGAAAGTCGAAAATTCCTCAAGAAGATGGAG GATGAAGATGAGGACTCTGAGGATTCTGAGGATGATGAAGATTGGGGTTCAGATTCTACTTCTTCAGATTCTGACTCAGAGGAAGATGATGGGAAATATACCCTGCTGGCTTCCAAATTCCTTAAAAA AGAAAGCACCACAGACAAAAAGGCTGCAGAGAAGAAGCGAGAGGACAAAGCCAAGAAAAAGCATGACCGAAAATCTAAGCGCctagatgaggaggaggaggataatgAAGGCGGGGAATGGGAGAGGGTTCGAGGAGGGGCACCGCTGGTCAAG CCTAAAATGTTTGCCAAGGGAACAGAGATTACCCATGCAATTGTAGTCAAGAAGCTGAATGAGATTCTGCAAGCTCGTGGCAAAAAGGGAACTGATCG TGCAGCCCAAATTGAGCTGCTGCAGCTACTGGTTCAGATCGCAGCGGAAAATAATCTAGGGGAAGGAGTGATTGTTAAGATCAAATTCAACATCATTGCTTCCCTCTACGACTACAACCCCAACCTGGCCACTTAtatgaag CCAGAGATGTGGCAGAAATGCTTAGACTGCATCAACGAATTGATGGACATCTTATTTGCAAACCCCAACATCTTTGTTGGTGAGAATATCCTGGAAGAGAGTGAGAACCTCTCCAACTTTGAGCAg CCACTTCGTGTTCGTGGTTGCATTCTAACTCTAGTGGAAAGGATGGATGAAGAGTTTACCAAGATTATGCAGAACACAGATCCTCATTCTCAAG AATATGTAGAGCATCTCAAGGATGAGGCCCGAGTCTGTGCTATCATTGAGCGGGTTCAGCGTTACCTGCAGGAGAAAGGAACCACTGAGGAGATCTGCCGGATCTATCTTCGTCGTGTGCTCCATACTTACTACAAGTTTGACTATAAGGCCCATCAACGGCAGCTTGCTCCCCCTGAAGGGTCATCAAAG TCAGAGCAAGATCAGGCTGAAAATGAGGGGGAGGATTCAGCTGTGCTGATGGAGAGGCTGTGCAAGTATATCTATGCCAAGGATCGGACAGACAGAATTCGGACATGTGCAATCCTCTGCCACATCTATCACCATGCCCTTCACTCTCGCTGGTACCAGGCTCGGGACCTTATGCTCATGAGCCACCTGCAGGACAACATTCAGCATGCAGACCCTCCAGTGCAG ATCCTTTATAATCGTACCATGGTGCAACTGGGTATCTGTGCTTTCCGGCAAGGCCTGACCAAGGATGCACACAATGCTCTCCTGGACATTCAATCTAGTGGCCGTGCTAAGGAACTGCTGGGGCAGGGTCTGCTGCTCAGGAGCCTGCAGGAGCGAAACCAGGAGCAAGAGAAGGTAGAACGTCGACGCCAGGTGCCCTTCCACTTGCACATCAACCTGGAACTACTCGAATGTGTCTATTTGGTATCTGCCATGCTTCTGGAGATCCCTTATATGGCAGCCCATGAAAGTGATGCTCGGAGGCGTATGATCAGCAAACAGTTCCATCACCAATTGCGTGTGGGCGAGCGGCAGCCCTTGCTTG GTCCACCTGAATCAATGAGGGAACATGTAGTAGCAGCGTCTAAAGCCATGAAGATGGGGGACTGGAAGACCTGCCATAGCTTTATTATAAATGAGAAGATGAATGGGAAAGTTTGGGATTTGTTCCCTGAGGCCAACAAAGTCCGCACCATGCTGGTTAG AAAGATCCAGGAAGAGTCACTGCGCACCTATCTCTTCACCTATAGCAGTGTTTACGACTCTATTAG cATGGAGACATTATCTGATATGTTTCAGCTGGATTTGCCTACTGTTCATTCCATAATCAGCAAAATGATCATCAGTGAGGAGCTTATG GCTTCTCTGGACCAGCCAACACAGACGGTGGTGATGCATCGCACTGAGCCCACGGCCCAGCAGAACCTGGCTTTGCAGTTGGCAGAAAAACTGGGAAGCTTGGTGGAAAACAATGAACGTGTCTTTGACCATAAGCAGGGTACTTATGGAGGTTATTTTAGAG ACCAGAAAGATGGCTACCGAAAAAATGAGGGAGGCTACATGCGTCGGGGAGGCTACCGCCAACAGCAGTCACAGACTTCCTACTGA